The stretch of DNA TTTACGCGAGCAAATTCTTCATCAAAACATCTGGAAATTAATGTTTAAAATGGCTACCCCTGGCATATTGGGTATGCTTGTCGTGAGCATTAATAACTTTGTAGATGCTTTGTTTGTAGGACAACTTATTGGTCAAAACGCCTTGGCTGCCATTTCTTTGGTATTGCCTATTACTATGATTCCTGCCGCATTATCTGCGATGATTGGCGTGGGTTCTGCCTCGGTATTGAGCCGTGCCATTGGTTCGCAAGATGTAGAAACCCAGCAAAAAGTATTTAGTAATTTATTAGGCATGTCGCTTGTTTTTTCGGCTATACTCACTGTATTAGGGTATATCTACGCCAGTCCCCTCATTGCTTTTATGGGTGGCAAAGGCGAAGTGTTGGTGTATGGCACCTCCTATCTCGAGATATTTATGCTAGGTTCTTTTTTTCGTGTTTTTGCTATTGCCACCAATATGCTCATTCGTGCCGAAGGTAAAGTAAACATTGCTATGAAGTATGCTGCCATTAGCATGGTCATTAACATGGTACTTGATCCTTTGTTTATTACAGGGTTTGGCTGGGGGATAGAAGGTGCCTCGCTTGCCACAGTGTCGTCATTGGGAGTATACACAGTATTAAATTACTTATATTTTGTAAAAGGCAAAAACTCCTTTCCGGTTGATCTGAAAAAAGTTACCCTTGACCGTTCTATTTTGCCCAAAGTGTTGGGGGTGGGGGTAGCAGCTATGATGATGCAACTGATGTTTTTGGTGCAGCAAACCTTTGTATTTAAATCTATAGCCTATTATGGCAATGACAACGACATTGCTTTTATGGGCGCTTGTTATCGCGTATTGATGTTGGCCATTGTGCCAGTATTTGGCTTAGTGCAGGCAATGCAACCTATCGTAGGTATCAACTATGGCGCAAAAGATTTTCAACGGGTAAAACAAACTGTCAAAGTGTTTGTAACCGGAGGTATGGTATTGCTTACTGCTATATGGTTGCCAGTGCAGCTTTTCCCTACTACCATTTTGCATTGGCTTTTGCCAGATATGCGTTTTACAGTGACAGATATCAATAACTTCAGAGTAGCCATGATTATGATGCCCGCCATTCCACTGGTGTTTATTGTAGGTAACTTTTTGCAATCAATAGGCAATGGCTTGTTATCCGGTATCATTACCGTGGCACGTCAAGTTGTGTTTTTTATACCTACTGTCCTTATTTTGCCTACTTATGTGGGTATTTCTGGAGTGTACCTAAGCGCTCCTTTGGTAGATGTAGTCGTAATATCTCTAGTACTGGTGTTGCTTTCGCTTGAGTTCAAAAAATTAGATCGGAAAGAGGTACAATACCAAAGCCAAATACCAACACACCCTGCCTCTGCTACTTCTCCACAACCGATACTTGGTTAAAAAAAATAAATAATTTTCATAATACGAGTTCGGCACACTATTAGGGGTATTTGCGTAGATTTGTACCGTCGAAGAAAATCCTATTAATTGTATGAAAAAATTATGTCTGCTATGGGTTGGGGGACTTTTACTATTGCTATCAAACATAACGACAGTAAATGCTCAGTGCCGGATGTGTTATTTGACCAAGAAACAGGCAGAAAAAGCAGCCAATTATTTAAGAACACAAGATGATATTATTTTATTTGCCGGGTGCGAACTCAAAGATGTTGCCCGCAGGGTAGAAGTAAAAAAGGTAATTATAGCACCCACTGAAATCAAAGATAAATTTCAGTTAAAAATAGAAGGTTTTATTTTTGCCACCTTCGAGCTCAAAGACAATAAGGTAATCAATTATACCAAAACTATCATCAAAGATACGTTTTACATAGACCTGGCGTATGTGCATGTGCGCACTGGTGGTTATCAAGACGAGCAAAGCAATGAATATGTATGGGATGCCACCTGTTTGGGCGTATACCTGGGCTATACCG from Microscilla marina ATCC 23134 encodes:
- a CDS encoding MATE family efflux transporter, yielding MQKSNQKASLREQILHQNIWKLMFKMATPGILGMLVVSINNFVDALFVGQLIGQNALAAISLVLPITMIPAALSAMIGVGSASVLSRAIGSQDVETQQKVFSNLLGMSLVFSAILTVLGYIYASPLIAFMGGKGEVLVYGTSYLEIFMLGSFFRVFAIATNMLIRAEGKVNIAMKYAAISMVINMVLDPLFITGFGWGIEGASLATVSSLGVYTVLNYLYFVKGKNSFPVDLKKVTLDRSILPKVLGVGVAAMMMQLMFLVQQTFVFKSIAYYGNDNDIAFMGACYRVLMLAIVPVFGLVQAMQPIVGINYGAKDFQRVKQTVKVFVTGGMVLLTAIWLPVQLFPTTILHWLLPDMRFTVTDINNFRVAMIMMPAIPLVFIVGNFLQSIGNGLLSGIITVARQVVFFIPTVLILPTYVGISGVYLSAPLVDVVVISLVLVLLSLEFKKLDRKEVQYQSQIPTHPASATSPQPILG